One stretch of Scatophagus argus isolate fScaArg1 chromosome 18, fScaArg1.pri, whole genome shotgun sequence DNA includes these proteins:
- the tmem14ca gene encoding transmembrane protein 14C has translation MSVDWVGYGYAALVASGGVIGYVKAGSVPSLAAGLLFGGLAGFGAYQVSNDPSNVWVSLATSGALTGLMGKRFYASRKFMPAGLMAGASLLMVGKLGMALLQKPHES, from the exons ATGTCTGTGGACTGGGTCGGGTACGGATACGCAGCTCTTGTCGCATCCGGCGGCGTCATCGGTTATGTGAAAGCAG GCAGCGTCCCCTCCCTTGCTGCTGGACTTCTCTTCGGTGGCCTCGCAGGTTTTGGTGCTTACCAGGTCTCCAATGACCCCAGTAATGTCTGGGTGTCCCTCG CTACATCAGGAGCTCTGACTGGCCTCATGGGAAAGAGGTTCTACGCATCCAGGAAGTTCATGCCAGCTGGCCTGATGGCTGGAGCGAG TCTGCTGATGGTGGGAAAGCTTGGCATGGCATTGCTCCAGAAACCCCACGAGTCCTAA